Proteins from one Microbacterium faecale genomic window:
- the hemC gene encoding hydroxymethylbilane synthase gives MTNEMTPIRLGTRRSRLAVAQSGTVARELERVSGRPVELVQITSEGDTNRASLASLGGAGVFATRLREALRAGECDILVHSLKDLPVEQPPGLVIAATPPRADARDVVITRDGITLDELPPGSRIGTGSPRRMAQVRRANPQAAVHDLRGNIDSRMGRVRDDELDAVILAAAGLVRTGSDDAEIPTVAGLSVEPRVLSSWPTAAGQAALAVETLTDADPQLLAWLGELDAPLTRFAVTLERAVLGGIEAGCHAPVGIHAQTSDGTVHVRAGVYDDESHNDVTLDHSERLDGFESLIEGYIQARGSGAAADSSGLTVRAREIGSELARRLLRYGAADIVNREAAPSS, from the coding sequence ATGACGAACGAAATGACGCCGATCCGCCTCGGAACCCGACGCAGCAGGCTCGCGGTCGCGCAGTCGGGGACGGTCGCGCGCGAACTGGAACGCGTCTCAGGTCGCCCGGTCGAGCTGGTGCAGATCACGTCCGAGGGCGACACGAACCGTGCCTCGCTCGCCTCCCTTGGCGGAGCCGGCGTCTTCGCGACGCGGCTGCGCGAGGCGCTAAGGGCGGGGGAGTGCGACATCCTCGTGCACTCCCTGAAGGATCTCCCGGTCGAGCAGCCGCCCGGGCTCGTGATCGCCGCCACGCCTCCGCGTGCCGACGCCCGCGACGTCGTCATCACGCGCGACGGCATCACGCTCGACGAGCTTCCGCCGGGGTCGCGCATCGGCACGGGATCCCCGCGCCGCATGGCGCAGGTGCGGCGCGCCAACCCGCAGGCGGCCGTGCATGACCTGCGCGGCAACATCGACTCCCGGATGGGCCGCGTCCGCGACGACGAGCTCGACGCCGTCATCCTCGCCGCTGCCGGTCTCGTCCGTACCGGATCCGATGATGCCGAGATCCCCACGGTCGCCGGCCTGAGCGTCGAACCCCGCGTGCTCTCGTCCTGGCCGACAGCCGCGGGGCAGGCCGCGCTCGCCGTCGAGACCCTCACGGACGCGGATCCGCAGCTGCTCGCCTGGCTCGGCGAGCTCGACGCCCCGCTGACGCGATTCGCGGTCACGCTTGAGCGTGCGGTGCTCGGGGGGATCGAGGCCGGCTGCCACGCGCCGGTCGGGATTCACGCGCAGACCTCCGACGGCACCGTCCACGTGCGGGCCGGCGTCTACGACGATGAATCTCACAATGATGTCACGCTTGACCATTCTGAGCGCCTCGATGGCTTCGAATCCCTGATCGAGGGGTATATTCAGGCACGAGGCAGCGGCGCTGCTGCCGACAGCTCGGGCCTGACGGTCCGGGCACGCGAGATCGGATCTGAGCTCGCGCGTCGGCTGTTGCGCTATGGGGCAGCCGACATCGTGAACAGAGAGGCGGCCCCATCTTCATGA
- a CDS encoding glycoside hydrolase family 3 N-terminal domain-containing protein: MTHAPDGDAARPAWSDPTADPDQRVEALLAQMTFDEKVAQLGGYWADRRDSTEIIAPMQDVFSAGRPPFEEATNDGIGHLTRVFGTTPVAPRDGMAQVEAAQRYLIENTRLGIPAIVHEECLTGFTTLGATVYPAPMAWAATFDPALVREMAGAIGSDMAAVGVHQGLSPVLDVVTDYRWGRVEETLGEDPYVVSTLATAYVRGLQENGVIATLKHFAGHASSRGGRNHAPVAMGERELRDLVLPPFEMAVRVGHAASVMNSYTELDHVPAAADRWLLTELLRGEWGFDGTVVSDYWAVAFLKAKHGVAATVADAGRLALHAGLDVELPDIAAYRQLTEGDPDPDQTMADVETSARRILRQKLDAGLLDADWRPRGPEDVDFDSPRNRAIARRLADESIVLLDNRAGALPLAADTARIAVVGPCADDPRAMMGAYSYPIHVLPRHPQLGLGLDASAIPEALGAVLPDADVVALRGCPLVDPPDVDEIARAAANAAESDLIVAVVGDRAGMFGKGTSGEGSDAPSLDLPGSQGDLVEALLATGRPVVLVVMSGRPYALGAYVDRAAAIVQAFMPGVEGAHALAGVLSGSVNPSGHLPVQIPRTNGALPHTYLAPPLGQDGDRISNLSIAPAFPFGHGLSYTSFAYGELRLDRDAIATDGTVTAETTITNTGSRPGATVVQLYAADPVAQITRPVQQLVGYARVDLAPGETARVAFELHADRFSFTGLARRRIVEPGALLLTAGLSLTDVGDPAELTIEGAVREVDRPVLETPVTIHPTAKD, translated from the coding sequence ATGACGCATGCCCCCGACGGCGATGCCGCACGACCGGCATGGAGCGACCCCACCGCGGATCCGGACCAACGGGTCGAGGCGTTGCTGGCGCAGATGACCTTCGACGAGAAAGTCGCGCAGCTCGGCGGCTACTGGGCCGATCGGCGGGACTCCACCGAGATCATCGCGCCCATGCAGGACGTCTTCTCGGCGGGGCGGCCGCCCTTCGAAGAGGCGACGAACGACGGCATCGGGCATCTCACGCGCGTCTTCGGCACGACCCCGGTCGCCCCGCGCGACGGAATGGCGCAGGTCGAGGCCGCGCAGCGGTACCTGATCGAGAACACGCGGCTGGGGATCCCGGCGATCGTCCACGAGGAGTGCCTCACGGGCTTCACGACCCTCGGCGCGACCGTCTACCCCGCTCCGATGGCATGGGCGGCGACGTTCGACCCGGCGCTCGTGCGCGAGATGGCCGGCGCGATCGGATCCGACATGGCGGCTGTCGGTGTGCACCAGGGGCTGTCTCCCGTGTTGGACGTCGTCACCGACTATCGGTGGGGGCGCGTCGAGGAGACACTTGGCGAGGATCCGTACGTCGTGTCGACGCTCGCGACCGCCTACGTGCGCGGGCTGCAGGAGAACGGCGTCATCGCGACGCTCAAGCACTTCGCGGGCCACGCCAGCTCGCGCGGCGGACGCAACCACGCGCCGGTCGCGATGGGCGAGCGCGAGCTGCGCGATCTCGTGCTGCCGCCGTTCGAGATGGCGGTGCGCGTCGGGCACGCCGCGAGCGTCATGAACTCGTACACCGAGCTCGACCACGTCCCCGCCGCCGCCGACCGGTGGCTGCTCACCGAGCTGCTGCGCGGCGAATGGGGCTTCGACGGCACCGTCGTGTCCGACTACTGGGCCGTCGCGTTCCTCAAAGCGAAGCACGGCGTCGCGGCGACCGTAGCCGACGCGGGGCGCCTCGCCCTGCACGCCGGACTCGACGTCGAGCTGCCGGACATCGCCGCCTACCGCCAGCTCACCGAGGGCGACCCGGATCCGGATCAGACCATGGCCGACGTCGAGACGTCCGCGCGCCGGATCCTGCGGCAGAAGCTCGACGCGGGTCTCCTCGACGCGGACTGGCGTCCACGGGGCCCGGAGGACGTCGACTTCGACAGCCCGCGCAACCGCGCAATCGCCCGCCGTCTCGCCGACGAGTCGATCGTGCTGCTCGACAACCGCGCCGGCGCGCTTCCGCTCGCGGCCGACACGGCGCGGATCGCGGTCGTCGGCCCCTGCGCCGACGACCCCCGCGCGATGATGGGCGCGTACTCGTACCCGATCCACGTGCTGCCCCGGCACCCGCAGCTGGGGCTCGGGCTCGACGCGAGCGCGATCCCCGAGGCCCTCGGCGCCGTGCTTCCTGACGCCGACGTCGTGGCCCTGCGCGGGTGTCCGCTCGTGGACCCACCCGACGTCGACGAGATCGCCCGCGCGGCCGCGAACGCCGCCGAGAGCGACCTCATCGTCGCGGTTGTGGGCGATCGCGCTGGCATGTTCGGCAAGGGCACCTCGGGTGAGGGATCCGACGCCCCCAGCCTCGACCTTCCCGGGTCGCAGGGCGACCTCGTCGAGGCGTTGCTGGCGACCGGCCGTCCCGTGGTGCTCGTCGTGATGTCGGGGCGACCATACGCGCTCGGAGCATACGTCGACCGCGCCGCAGCGATCGTCCAGGCGTTCATGCCGGGCGTCGAGGGTGCGCACGCTCTCGCGGGCGTGCTGAGCGGATCCGTGAACCCGAGCGGGCACCTGCCCGTGCAGATCCCGCGCACGAACGGCGCCCTGCCGCACACGTACCTCGCGCCACCCCTCGGACAGGACGGCGACCGGATCAGCAACCTGTCGATCGCCCCGGCCTTCCCGTTCGGCCACGGCCTGTCGTACACGTCGTTCGCATACGGCGAGCTGCGGCTCGACCGCGACGCGATCGCGACCGACGGCACCGTCACCGCCGAGACGACCATCACCAACACCGGATCGCGGCCCGGCGCGACCGTCGTGCAACTGTACGCGGCCGACCCCGTCGCGCAGATCACGCGACCGGTGCAGCAGCTCGTCGGCTATGCCCGCGTCGACCTCGCCCCCGGCGAGACGGCCCGCGTGGCGTTCGAACTGCACGCCGATCGCTTCAGTTTCACGGGGCTCGCCCGGCGCCGCATTGTCGAGCCCGGCGCGCTACTGCTGACCGCGGGGCTGTCGCTGACGGACGTCGGCGACCCTGCCGAGCTCACGATCGAGGGGGCGGTGCGCGAGGTCGACCGTCCCGTGCTCGAGACTCCCGTCACCATCCACCCCACCGCGAAGGACTGA
- the hemB gene encoding porphobilinogen synthase, whose protein sequence is MSFPTHRPRRLRQSAPVRRLMAETRVAPAQLVLPMFVREGISEPRPISSMPGQVQHTLDSLRRAAVDAAEAGIGGLMLFGVPAVRDATGSGAVDPNGILNLAVGEIAREVGDALVVQTDLCLDEFTDHGHCGVLTPSGAVDNDATLSRYAEMGVAQARAGSQLLGLSGMMDGQVAAVREALDEEGFTDTILMAYSAKYAGAFYGPFREAVDSRLTGDRRTYQMDPPNAREGVREALLDIEEGADIVMVKPGLPYLDVLADVRGSVDVPVWAYQVSGEYSMVEAAAEKGWLDRRATVLDSLTSFARAGADAILTYWAVEAAGWIREDA, encoded by the coding sequence GTGAGCTTCCCCACCCACCGTCCGCGTCGCCTGCGCCAGTCGGCGCCGGTGCGCCGTCTGATGGCGGAGACGCGCGTCGCTCCCGCGCAGCTCGTGCTGCCGATGTTCGTCCGCGAGGGGATCTCCGAGCCGCGGCCGATCTCGTCGATGCCCGGGCAGGTGCAACACACGCTCGACTCGCTGCGTCGCGCGGCCGTCGACGCGGCGGAGGCGGGCATCGGCGGGCTCATGCTCTTCGGTGTTCCCGCCGTGCGCGATGCGACCGGAAGCGGCGCCGTCGACCCGAACGGGATCCTCAACCTCGCGGTCGGCGAGATCGCGCGAGAGGTCGGCGACGCACTCGTCGTGCAGACCGACCTGTGCCTCGACGAGTTCACCGACCACGGCCACTGCGGCGTGCTGACGCCGTCCGGGGCCGTCGACAACGACGCGACCCTCTCCCGGTACGCCGAGATGGGCGTCGCGCAGGCGCGGGCGGGATCGCAGCTGCTCGGGCTCAGCGGCATGATGGACGGCCAAGTCGCCGCCGTGCGCGAGGCGCTCGACGAGGAGGGCTTCACCGACACGATCCTGATGGCCTACTCCGCGAAGTACGCCGGCGCGTTCTACGGGCCGTTCCGCGAGGCCGTCGACTCCCGGCTGACGGGCGATCGCCGCACGTACCAGATGGATCCACCCAACGCGCGGGAGGGCGTGCGTGAGGCCTTGCTCGACATCGAGGAGGGCGCCGACATCGTCATGGTCAAGCCCGGCCTGCCGTACCTTGACGTGCTCGCCGACGTGCGCGGATCCGTGGACGTGCCGGTGTGGGCCTATCAGGTGTCGGGCGAGTACTCGATGGTCGAGGCGGCCGCCGAGAAGGGGTGGCTCGACCGCCGCGCGACGGTGCTCGATTCGCTCACGTCGTTCGCGCGCGCGGGCGCCGACGCGATCCTCACCTACTGGGCTGTCGAGGCCGCGGGGTGGATCCGCGAGGACGCGTAA
- the hemL gene encoding glutamate-1-semialdehyde 2,1-aminomutase, whose translation MDRNDELFDRARRVIPGGVNSPVRAYGSVGGTPRFLASARGAYVTDAAGQEYVDLVATWGPALLGHAHPDVVAAVQAAAAQGLSFGAPTEGEVRLASLIAERVQAGGLAPIEEVRLVSTGTEATMTAIRLARGVTGRDLLVKFDGNYHGHSDGLLAAAGSGVATLALPGTAGVPASVAASTLVVPYGDLDAVREVFAAHGERIAGIIVEAAPANMGVIEPPAGFNAALAEIAHDAGSLLIVDEVLTGFRVHPAGEWGREVEAGHPYEPDIITFGKVVGGGMPLAALGGKRAVMEQLAPTGPVYQAGTLSGNPLSVAAGLATLERATPEVYAHLDRAADQVTTALSAALAAEGVAHAIPRVGSLFGLVFRDSKPADYTSAKQQDAHRFTPFFHAMLDAGVHLPPSVFEAWFVTAAHDDEALGRIVEALPAASRAAARA comes from the coding sequence ATGGACCGTAACGACGAGCTCTTCGACCGTGCCCGCCGCGTCATTCCCGGGGGCGTGAACTCGCCCGTCCGCGCATACGGATCCGTCGGCGGCACGCCGCGCTTCCTCGCGTCGGCGCGCGGTGCGTACGTGACCGACGCCGCCGGGCAGGAGTACGTCGACCTCGTCGCGACGTGGGGCCCCGCGCTGCTCGGCCACGCGCACCCAGACGTCGTCGCGGCCGTGCAGGCCGCCGCGGCGCAGGGGCTGTCGTTCGGCGCCCCGACCGAGGGCGAAGTCCGCCTCGCGTCGCTCATCGCGGAGCGCGTGCAGGCGGGAGGACTCGCACCCATCGAGGAGGTGCGCCTCGTCTCGACCGGTACTGAGGCGACCATGACCGCGATCCGCCTCGCCCGCGGCGTCACCGGCCGCGACCTGCTCGTGAAGTTCGACGGCAACTACCACGGCCACTCCGACGGGCTGCTGGCGGCCGCCGGATCCGGCGTCGCGACGCTCGCGCTGCCCGGCACGGCCGGCGTGCCCGCGTCGGTCGCGGCGTCGACGCTGGTGGTTCCCTACGGCGACCTCGACGCCGTACGCGAGGTCTTCGCCGCGCACGGCGAGCGCATCGCCGGCATCATCGTCGAGGCGGCGCCCGCGAACATGGGCGTCATCGAGCCGCCGGCCGGATTTAACGCCGCCCTCGCCGAGATCGCGCACGACGCCGGATCCCTGCTCATCGTCGACGAGGTGCTCACCGGCTTCCGCGTGCACCCTGCGGGCGAGTGGGGGCGCGAGGTCGAGGCCGGCCACCCCTACGAGCCGGACATCATCACGTTCGGCAAGGTCGTCGGCGGCGGGATGCCGCTCGCGGCGCTCGGCGGCAAGCGCGCCGTCATGGAGCAGCTCGCACCGACCGGGCCCGTCTACCAGGCGGGAACCCTCTCGGGGAACCCGCTCTCGGTCGCCGCGGGGCTCGCGACGCTCGAGCGGGCGACGCCCGAGGTGTACGCGCACCTCGATCGCGCGGCCGACCAGGTGACCACGGCGCTGTCTGCCGCGCTCGCCGCCGAGGGCGTCGCGCACGCGATCCCGCGGGTCGGATCGCTGTTCGGCCTCGTGTTCCGTGACAGCAAGCCCGCCGACTACACATCGGCGAAGCAGCAGGACGCGCACCGCTTCACGCCGTTCTTCCACGCCATGCTCGACGCGGGCGTGCACCTGCCGCCGAGCGTGTTCGAAGCGTGGTTCGTCACCGCCGCGCATGACGACGAGGCGCTCGGACGCATCGTCGAGGCACTGCCCGCCGCGTCGCGCGCCGCCGCCCGCGCCTGA
- a CDS encoding sugar phosphate isomerase/epimerase family protein, with protein MYTAQTWPIAAATLPFPGRTSDGRSVAEAGAEAWAGPLREVADAGFNLVDLTDSWLRIGDLDEGGRRDFAAVSREAGVEAASVSVIRQSVTDPATGEANLDYSHRTLDAAAALGIDTVSFGLHRPLTARQQEQLWFWTVEGHQDDPADWELAVTRLRELGRHAAELGIVMSLEMYEDTFLGTADSAVRLVQDIGLDNVGLNPDIGNLVRLHRPIEPWWDVVEKTLPYANFWHVKNYARDEDVARDSYVALPTPMRQGVIDYRRAFAYAIENGFQGVICAEHYGGDGLSVCADNQDYLRRHVLPKRDGYAAGTSRVQQPPHRTTT; from the coding sequence ATGTACACCGCCCAGACCTGGCCGATCGCCGCCGCCACCCTCCCGTTCCCGGGCCGCACGAGCGACGGTCGCAGCGTCGCCGAGGCGGGAGCAGAAGCGTGGGCGGGGCCCCTCCGCGAGGTTGCCGACGCCGGCTTCAACCTCGTCGACCTCACCGACTCGTGGCTGCGGATCGGGGACCTTGACGAGGGCGGGCGGCGCGACTTCGCCGCCGTCTCGCGCGAGGCCGGGGTCGAGGCTGCCTCGGTGTCCGTGATCCGACAGAGCGTCACGGATCCAGCCACGGGCGAGGCGAACCTCGACTACAGCCACCGCACGCTCGACGCGGCGGCCGCGCTCGGCATCGACACGGTGTCGTTCGGGCTGCACCGTCCGCTGACGGCCCGGCAACAGGAGCAGCTGTGGTTCTGGACGGTTGAGGGGCACCAGGACGACCCTGCCGACTGGGAGCTCGCCGTCACCCGTCTGCGCGAGCTCGGCCGGCACGCCGCCGAGCTCGGCATCGTCATGTCGCTCGAGATGTACGAGGACACCTTCCTCGGTACGGCCGACTCCGCCGTCAGGCTCGTGCAGGACATCGGGCTCGACAACGTCGGCCTCAATCCCGACATCGGCAACCTCGTGCGCCTGCATCGTCCGATCGAGCCGTGGTGGGACGTCGTCGAGAAGACGCTGCCGTACGCGAACTTCTGGCACGTGAAGAACTATGCGCGCGACGAGGACGTCGCCCGCGATTCCTACGTCGCGCTGCCGACGCCGATGCGACAGGGCGTCATCGACTATCGCCGCGCGTTCGCGTACGCCATCGAGAACGGATTCCAGGGCGTCATCTGCGCGGAACACTACGGCGGCGACGGCCTGAGCGTCTGCGCCGACAACCAGGACTACCTGCGCCGCCACGTGCTTCCCAAGCGCGACGGATACGCCGCCGGAACGAGCCGCGTGCAGCAGCCGCCACACCGGACGACCACATGA
- a CDS encoding methylated-DNA--[protein]-cysteine S-methyltransferase — protein sequence MSPHRYTVTATPVGAAVAVFTSADHLVALGTADDPLWVVDSVARELRGSLEPANADVAGLGAQLDEYFAGSRREFDLEIDWKLAKGFQREALQCVAEIPYGETASYGEVAEMAGRPRAARAVGTACRFTPITLIVPAHRVIRSDGTLGEYAGREDMKRFLLALEGADVR from the coding sequence ATGTCCCCGCACCGCTACACCGTGACTGCGACACCGGTCGGGGCCGCCGTCGCCGTCTTCACGAGCGCGGATCATCTCGTCGCACTCGGCACGGCGGACGATCCGCTCTGGGTCGTCGATTCCGTCGCGCGCGAGCTGCGCGGATCCCTCGAGCCTGCGAACGCCGACGTGGCCGGGCTCGGCGCCCAGTTGGACGAGTACTTCGCCGGATCCCGGCGCGAGTTCGACCTCGAGATCGACTGGAAGCTCGCGAAAGGTTTCCAGCGCGAGGCGCTGCAGTGCGTCGCCGAGATCCCGTACGGCGAGACGGCGAGCTATGGCGAGGTCGCTGAGATGGCCGGGCGTCCGCGTGCCGCACGTGCCGTCGGCACCGCCTGCCGTTTCACACCGATCACCCTCATCGTGCCGGCGCACCGCGTGATCCGCTCCGACGGCACGCTCGGCGAGTACGCCGGCCGCGAGGACATGAAGCGGTTCCTTCTCGCGCTCGAGGGTGCCGACGTGCGCTGA
- a CDS encoding LLM class flavin-dependent oxidoreductase, which translates to MKFGFIGSYGSPAQQVRLARECEANGWDGFFTWDGVSLDAGEFDAGATWDPFALLGAAAAVTERITLGAMVFAVPRRRPWELAQQALTIDHLSGGRFVLPVGVGVPIDRAFTSVAGQPTALRDRAETLDDTLGWLERSWSTDVFDFEGQHVTTGDFQFPLAPVGGRIPVWPVAVWDAQRPPRRSLDRALRWEGIVPQVRGDSPEDAEASPDDIAALAAWVAEHRAETDEPFDIIFQGRLDADPAIAAEQARAAADAGATWWIDSWWDPGTVTPEWLLERARQGPPAL; encoded by the coding sequence ATGAAATTCGGATTCATCGGAAGCTACGGTAGCCCGGCCCAGCAGGTGCGGCTCGCACGCGAGTGCGAGGCGAACGGGTGGGACGGGTTCTTCACCTGGGACGGCGTCAGTCTCGACGCGGGCGAGTTCGATGCGGGCGCAACGTGGGATCCGTTCGCGCTGCTCGGCGCGGCCGCCGCCGTCACCGAGCGGATCACACTGGGTGCGATGGTGTTCGCGGTTCCGCGGCGCCGCCCGTGGGAGCTCGCGCAACAGGCACTGACGATCGATCACCTGTCGGGCGGGCGCTTCGTGCTGCCGGTGGGGGTCGGTGTGCCGATCGACCGTGCGTTCACGTCGGTCGCGGGTCAGCCCACTGCGTTGCGCGATCGCGCGGAGACGCTCGACGACACGCTCGGGTGGCTCGAGCGATCTTGGTCGACCGACGTGTTCGACTTCGAGGGGCAGCACGTGACGACGGGTGACTTCCAGTTCCCGCTCGCACCGGTGGGCGGGCGGATCCCTGTCTGGCCCGTTGCGGTCTGGGACGCGCAGCGCCCGCCGCGCCGCAGCCTCGACCGTGCGCTGCGGTGGGAAGGCATCGTGCCGCAGGTGCGCGGCGACTCGCCAGAGGACGCGGAAGCCAGCCCGGACGACATCGCCGCCCTCGCGGCGTGGGTCGCGGAACACCGCGCGGAGACGGACGAGCCCTTCGACATCATCTTCCAGGGTCGCCTCGACGCTGACCCGGCGATCGCGGCGGAGCAGGCACGCGCCGCGGCCGACGCGGGAGCGACGTGGTGGATCGACTCGTGGTGGGATCCGGGAACCGTCACGCCCGAGTGGCTACTCGAACGCGCACGGCAGGGGCCGCCGGCCCTGTGA
- the hemQ gene encoding hydrogen peroxide-dependent heme synthase has translation MPENSAPSGDNFSLWTVWRRDPQRSVAADDAGELAALVEELSADGVTIRGFYDVSGMRADADLMVWSHGPSAEQLQDAVRRLRRTSLLETLLPTWSAMAVHRDSEFNKAHIPGYLRGEHARDWLVVYPFVRSYDWYLLPDDERRRMLADHGRRGAAFKSVVANTMPAFALGDYEWMLPMESDSLTDLVDMMRDLRYTDARLHVREELPFYTGRRIEVSDVADVLR, from the coding sequence ATGCCCGAAAACTCTGCTCCCTCCGGTGATAACTTCAGCCTCTGGACCGTCTGGCGACGTGATCCGCAGCGCTCGGTCGCCGCGGACGACGCCGGCGAGCTCGCCGCCCTCGTCGAGGAGCTGAGCGCCGACGGCGTGACGATCCGCGGCTTCTACGACGTCAGCGGAATGCGCGCCGACGCCGATCTCATGGTGTGGTCGCACGGGCCGAGCGCCGAGCAGCTGCAGGATGCGGTCCGCCGCCTGCGCCGCACGAGCCTCCTCGAGACGCTCCTGCCGACGTGGAGCGCCATGGCCGTGCACCGCGACAGCGAGTTCAACAAGGCCCACATCCCCGGCTACCTGCGCGGCGAGCACGCGCGTGACTGGCTCGTGGTGTACCCGTTCGTGCGCAGCTACGACTGGTACCTCCTGCCCGACGACGAGCGCCGCCGCATGCTCGCCGACCATGGCCGCCGCGGTGCCGCCTTCAAGAGCGTCGTGGCGAACACGATGCCCGCCTTCGCGCTCGGCGACTACGAGTGGATGCTCCCCATGGAGTCCGACTCTCTCACCGACCTCGTCGACATGATGCGCGACCTGCGCTACACCGATGCACGTCTCCACGTCCGCGAGGAGCTGCCGTTCTACACCGGACGCCGCATCGAGGTCAGCGACGTCGCGGACGTATTGAGGTAA
- a CDS encoding 3-hydroxyacyl-CoA dehydrogenase family protein, giving the protein MTNIAIIGSGYMGGGIAQIFALAGHDVVLADVSGEVARANAERVHREAAEFEEQGLFRAGAAAIIAERITAADSIEEAAAGADYIEEAVPERIDIKHDTLRRVSEANATAVIGSNTSTISIAKLAEPVVNSERFLGVHFSNPAPFIPGVEIIPHASTDETAVEVAGALVSGAGKTVARVADSVGFVLNRLQYALFDEATKLVEEGVASAEDVDNIARSTFGFRLPFFGPFAIADMAGLDVYAFCYESLHGGYPDRFQTPEMLAKLVEAGTLGTKTGGGFRDIDPARIDELVAYRNRVYAKMAEVLDEVGPSPFDEGPTEEQHT; this is encoded by the coding sequence ATGACGAACATCGCGATCATCGGCAGCGGGTACATGGGCGGAGGCATCGCACAGATCTTCGCCCTGGCGGGGCACGATGTCGTGCTGGCGGACGTCTCCGGCGAGGTCGCACGCGCCAACGCCGAGCGGGTGCACCGCGAGGCCGCGGAATTCGAGGAGCAGGGGCTGTTCCGCGCGGGTGCGGCGGCGATCATCGCCGAGCGGATCACCGCGGCGGACTCGATCGAGGAGGCCGCCGCTGGCGCGGACTACATCGAAGAGGCGGTTCCGGAGCGCATCGACATCAAGCACGACACCCTCCGCCGCGTGTCCGAGGCGAACGCGACCGCGGTGATCGGCAGCAACACATCGACGATCTCCATCGCGAAGCTCGCGGAGCCGGTCGTGAATTCCGAGCGCTTCCTCGGCGTGCACTTCTCCAACCCCGCGCCGTTCATCCCTGGCGTGGAGATCATCCCTCACGCCTCGACCGACGAGACCGCGGTCGAGGTCGCCGGCGCGCTCGTCAGCGGCGCCGGTAAGACCGTCGCGCGCGTGGCGGACTCGGTCGGGTTCGTGCTGAACCGGCTGCAGTACGCGCTCTTCGACGAGGCCACAAAGCTCGTGGAGGAGGGCGTCGCGAGCGCCGAAGACGTCGACAACATCGCGCGCTCGACGTTCGGGTTCCGGCTGCCGTTTTTCGGGCCGTTCGCCATCGCCGACATGGCGGGGCTCGACGTCTATGCGTTCTGCTACGAGTCGCTGCACGGCGGCTACCCGGACCGGTTCCAGACGCCCGAGATGCTCGCGAAGCTGGTCGAGGCGGGAACGCTGGGCACGAAGACCGGCGGCGGGTTCCGCGACATCGACCCCGCACGCATCGACGAACTCGTCGCGTACCGCAACCGCGTCTACGCGAAGATGGCCGAGGTGCTCGACGAGGTCGGCCCGTCGCCGTTCGACGAGGGCCCGACTGAGGAACAGCACACGTAA
- a CDS encoding uroporphyrinogen-III synthase, with the protein MTKEAKAEKPLTGWRVLVPRGGPWGDDVAARLRAQGGVPVVSPLINFAPPEDSTQLEHVIAELAAGQYAWLTVTSATTVDVLYAYGAQIPQTTKIAAVGETTAAALSAVGYPVDLVPEHDNSAEGMAAEMIALEPSPKRILCLRSEIAKPVLSVRLEEAGHDVNAVVAYRTVGVPATDRVLRDVNNGRINAILVTSGSVARQVREQFAQIPDQTVIAAIGPQTAHDASGVDLPIQVIAPERTVESLIDALAGIPVPPPTPDALQIPPTDVLDLREEKE; encoded by the coding sequence ATGACGAAGGAAGCCAAGGCGGAGAAACCCCTCACCGGGTGGCGCGTGCTCGTGCCGCGCGGTGGCCCGTGGGGTGACGATGTCGCGGCGCGGCTGCGTGCGCAGGGCGGGGTCCCTGTCGTGTCGCCGCTGATCAACTTCGCTCCTCCCGAAGACAGCACGCAGCTGGAGCACGTCATCGCCGAGCTGGCGGCCGGGCAGTACGCCTGGCTGACCGTGACGAGCGCGACCACGGTCGACGTCCTGTACGCCTACGGCGCGCAGATCCCGCAGACGACGAAGATCGCCGCCGTCGGCGAGACGACTGCCGCCGCGCTCTCGGCGGTCGGGTACCCGGTCGACCTCGTGCCCGAGCACGACAACTCGGCCGAAGGCATGGCCGCCGAGATGATCGCGCTCGAGCCCTCACCCAAGCGGATCCTGTGCCTGCGCAGCGAGATCGCCAAGCCGGTGCTCTCGGTTCGTCTCGAAGAGGCCGGGCACGACGTCAACGCCGTTGTCGCCTATCGCACGGTCGGCGTCCCCGCGACCGATCGTGTCCTCCGTGACGTCAACAACGGCCGCATCAACGCGATCCTCGTCACGAGTGGATCCGTCGCGCGCCAGGTGCGCGAGCAGTTCGCGCAGATCCCCGATCAGACGGTCATCGCCGCGATCGGTCCCCAGACGGCTCACGACGCCTCGGGCGTCGACCTCCCGATTCAGGTGATCGCCCCGGAACGCACCGTCGAGTCGCTCATCGACGCGCTCGCTGGCATCCCCGTGCCGCCGCCCACGCCCGACGCGCTGCAGATTCCGCCGACCGACGTCCTCGATCTCCGCGAGGAGAAGGAGTGA